The following are encoded together in the Deltaproteobacteria bacterium genome:
- the yrfG gene encoding GMP/IMP nucleotidase, protein MAFSWQEVEWVLLDMDGTLLDKHFDDYFWEILVPEEYGRRRGLDPEAARREVYARYQREEGTLNWTDIDFWSRELNLDIPALKEGIRHLIEVHPDSEAFLQFLRSQGKKIALVTNAHYKTLDLKMSQVGLLGYFDRVISSFDLGMPKEEVHFWRVLADQLGLDPKRAVLIDDNQEVLQAAQRFGLKYLFFKAKPSSRAEAGVSQRFAMVLRFRELMN, encoded by the coding sequence ATGGCTTTTTCATGGCAAGAGGTAGAGTGGGTGCTGCTGGATATGGATGGCACCCTGTTGGACAAGCATTTTGACGATTATTTCTGGGAAATCCTGGTGCCGGAGGAGTATGGCCGTCGCCGGGGACTGGATCCGGAAGCAGCTCGCCGTGAAGTTTATGCCCGTTATCAGCGGGAAGAGGGCACCCTGAACTGGACTGATATTGATTTCTGGTCCCGAGAATTGAACCTGGATATTCCGGCCCTCAAGGAAGGCATCCGCCACCTGATCGAAGTGCATCCGGACAGCGAAGCTTTTCTGCAGTTTCTCCGCAGCCAGGGCAAAAAAATTGCTTTGGTAACCAATGCCCATTACAAGACCCTGGACCTGAAGATGTCGCAGGTGGGGCTGTTAGGTTACTTTGACCGGGTAATTTCCTCTTTTGATCTAGGGATGCCCAAAGAAGAGGTTCACTTCTGGCGGGTCTTGGCCGACCAGCTTGGACTAGACCCCAAGCGGGCCGTCCTGATCGATGATAACCAAGAGGTCTTGCAAGCCGCGCAGCGTTTTGGGCTGAAATATCTTTTCTTTAAGGCCAAACCCAGTTCTCGGGCTGAAGCCGGGGTTTCCCAGCGTTTTGCGATGGTGTTGAGATTCCGCGAGTTGATGAATTAG
- the murA gene encoding UDP-N-acetylglucosamine 1-carboxyvinyltransferase, with translation MDKIVIEGRIPLKGEVAISGAKNAALPILAATLLAPGTHQLTNVPNLADIRTAKKLLGNMGAKFTDNLGLAVDTSQLISWEAPYELVKTMRAAVLVLGPLVARAGQARVSLPGGCAIGARPINLHLKGLEEMGVKVTLKHGYVEASAPRLHGASIHLELPSVTGTENLMMAATLAAGTTVIHNAAQEPEVADLARFLVAMGADIEGIGTDVLTIRGVKSLSAANHTIMPDRIEAATYLTAAAITQGEVTIRNAPTDHLTAVLDKFQEAGVELAIQDGLITVHPTDHLVGVDVITHPYPGFPTDMQAQFMALMCVAQGASLITENIFEKRFMHVSELRRLGADIVVSGNHALVRGRQRLQGAPVMATDLRASASLALAGLAAQGITEVHRVYHLDRGYEQLENKLSALGARIWRTRAD, from the coding sequence ATGGATAAGATTGTCATTGAAGGAAGAATTCCGCTCAAGGGAGAAGTGGCCATCAGTGGTGCCAAAAATGCCGCCCTGCCGATTCTGGCGGCCACCCTGCTGGCTCCGGGGACTCACCAGCTAACCAACGTTCCCAATCTGGCCGACATCCGCACCGCCAAAAAGCTGCTCGGTAACATGGGGGCTAAGTTTACCGATAATCTCGGCCTGGCGGTGGATACCAGCCAACTAATTTCCTGGGAGGCCCCTTATGAACTAGTCAAGACCATGCGGGCCGCGGTGCTGGTGCTGGGGCCGTTGGTGGCCCGGGCGGGACAGGCCCGGGTCTCCCTGCCGGGCGGCTGTGCCATCGGCGCCCGGCCGATCAACCTCCACCTCAAGGGTTTGGAAGAGATGGGGGTTAAAGTCACCCTTAAACACGGATACGTGGAGGCCTCGGCCCCCCGGTTGCATGGGGCGTCTATTCACCTGGAATTACCCAGTGTTACCGGAACCGAAAACTTGATGATGGCTGCCACCCTGGCAGCGGGGACTACGGTCATCCATAACGCCGCCCAGGAACCGGAAGTCGCCGATCTGGCGCGCTTCCTGGTGGCCATGGGGGCCGATATCGAAGGCATCGGCACCGATGTCCTGACCATTCGGGGTGTAAAAAGTCTGTCTGCCGCTAATCATACCATTATGCCCGACCGGATTGAAGCCGCCACCTACCTGACGGCTGCGGCCATCACCCAGGGCGAGGTTACCATTCGCAATGCGCCCACCGACCATCTCACCGCCGTGCTCGACAAGTTCCAAGAAGCCGGGGTGGAGCTGGCCATCCAAGATGGGCTGATAACAGTCCACCCCACCGATCATTTGGTCGGGGTGGACGTAATTACCCATCCTTATCCCGGCTTCCCGACGGATATGCAGGCCCAATTCATGGCCTTAATGTGTGTGGCCCAAGGTGCCAGCCTGATTACCGAAAACATTTTTGAAAAGCGCTTTATGCACGTCAGCGAACTTCGTCGTCTGGGCGCTGATATTGTCGTATCTGGTAATCATGCCCTGGTCCGGGGTCGACAGCGTCTGCAAGGCGCACCGGTAATGGCCACAGATCTGCGGGCCAGCGCTTCCCTGGCGCTAGCCGGCCTGGCAGCCCAGGGGATCACCGAAGTGCATCGGGTCTATCATCTTGACCGGGGCTACGAACAGCTGGAGAACAAATTATCAGCCCTGGGAGCCCGGATCTGGCGAACCAGAGCGGATTGA
- a CDS encoding bifunctional 3,4-dihydroxy-2-butanone-4-phosphate synthase/GTP cyclohydrolase II has protein sequence MPIAPIEDVIVDIQQGKMIILVDDEDRENEGDLTLAAEKVTPEAINFMARFGRGLICLALSPEIIERLQIPMMVSHNTSPFRTAFTVSIEAKRGVTTGISAADRATTIRTAVADDTGPEDLVSPGHVFPLRARKGGVLVRTGQTEGSVDLARLAGLKPAAVICEIMKDDGTMARMADLEIFASQHNLKIATIADLVAYRLGHESFVHRRAITKLPTYYGEFTAIAYENDIDDFQHLALIKGDIRPDTPVLVRVHSECLTGDVFGSLRCDCGDQLISAMQKVEAEGCGVIIYMHQEGRGIGLVNKLRAYELQDQGADTVEANVALGFKADLRDYGIGAQILRDLGVRQMRLMTNNPKKIIGLEGYGLKVVERVPLEVPPNRENVKYLKTKCLKMGHLLDMV, from the coding sequence ATGCCGATCGCACCGATCGAAGACGTCATTGTTGATATCCAACAGGGGAAGATGATTATCCTGGTTGACGACGAAGACCGGGAAAATGAAGGGGACCTGACTCTGGCCGCCGAAAAAGTAACCCCGGAGGCCATCAATTTCATGGCCCGGTTTGGCCGGGGCCTGATTTGCCTAGCCCTCAGCCCGGAGATAATTGAGCGGTTGCAGATTCCGATGATGGTGAGTCATAATACTTCCCCCTTTCGAACCGCCTTCACCGTCTCTATCGAAGCCAAACGGGGGGTTACCACGGGCATTTCGGCGGCGGACCGAGCCACCACCATCCGGACCGCGGTGGCCGATGATACCGGCCCCGAAGATCTGGTCAGCCCCGGCCATGTCTTCCCTTTGCGGGCCCGTAAGGGCGGGGTTTTGGTGCGGACCGGTCAGACCGAAGGCTCGGTCGACCTAGCCCGGCTGGCCGGGTTGAAACCGGCGGCAGTGATCTGCGAGATCATGAAAGACGATGGCACCATGGCTCGGATGGCGGATCTGGAAATCTTTGCGTCGCAGCACAATCTGAAGATCGCCACCATTGCTGATCTGGTGGCCTACCGTTTGGGTCATGAGTCCTTTGTGCACCGTCGGGCGATTACCAAACTGCCGACCTATTATGGCGAATTCACCGCCATCGCCTACGAAAATGACATTGATGACTTTCAGCACCTGGCTTTGATTAAGGGCGACATCCGACCGGATACGCCGGTGCTGGTTCGGGTCCATTCTGAGTGTCTGACCGGAGATGTCTTTGGTTCCTTGCGCTGCGACTGCGGTGATCAGTTGATTTCCGCCATGCAAAAGGTGGAGGCCGAGGGTTGCGGAGTGATAATTTATATGCATCAGGAGGGCCGGGGCATCGGGCTGGTCAATAAGTTGCGGGCTTATGAACTCCAGGATCAGGGCGCCGATACGGTAGAGGCCAACGTCGCCCTGGGATTTAAGGCGGATTTACGGGATTATGGCATCGGCGCCCAGATTCTGCGTGACCTGGGAGTCCGGCAGATGCGCCTCATGACCAATAACCCCAAGAAGATCATTGGCCTGGAGGGTTACGGGCTCAAGGTCGTGGAGCGGGTGCCGTTGGAAGTACCCCCGAACCGGGAAAATGTCAAATATCTCAAAACTAAATGTCTGAAGATGGGCCATCTGCTCGATATGGTGTAA
- a CDS encoding TrkA family potassium uptake protein: MNQKKYICVVGLGHFGAELATNLAQSCEILAMDSSEKRVNALVERVQRAVIMDARDFAALSSVVTPDFDEAIVTISGNLEASILCTLHLKKIGVPMIRAKAISDDHAAILSSVGAQEVIFPERESARRLAVKIINPNLLDFVSLAEGYEVQELAPPDSFNGHSIKELELRKQFGVFVIAIKELVPERFVFLPDPSFVIKPSDILVMIGRQEDLQRIQEGDL, from the coding sequence ATGAATCAAAAAAAATATATTTGCGTGGTCGGGCTGGGCCACTTCGGCGCTGAATTGGCCACTAACTTGGCCCAGAGTTGTGAAATTCTGGCCATGGATTCTAGCGAGAAACGGGTCAATGCCCTGGTTGAGCGGGTACAACGCGCCGTGATTATGGATGCCCGCGATTTCGCGGCTCTGAGTTCGGTAGTGACGCCGGATTTCGACGAGGCTATCGTTACTATCAGCGGGAATCTGGAAGCCAGCATTTTATGTACCTTACACTTAAAAAAAATCGGGGTGCCGATGATTCGGGCTAAGGCCATCAGCGATGATCATGCGGCTATTCTGAGCTCCGTCGGGGCCCAAGAGGTAATTTTCCCAGAACGTGAGTCCGCCCGCCGCCTGGCCGTCAAGATCATCAACCCCAACCTCTTGGATTTCGTTAGCCTGGCCGAAGGATATGAGGTGCAGGAGCTGGCGCCTCCCGATTCTTTCAATGGTCACAGTATTAAGGAACTAGAATTAAGAAAGCAGTTTGGGGTATTCGTCATTGCCATCAAGGAACTGGTGCCAGAGCGCTTCGTTTTTTTGCCTGACCCCAGTTTTGTCATTAAACCCAGCGATATCCTGGTTATGATCGGACGGCAGGAGGACCTCCAACGCATTCAGGAGGGCGATCTTTAA
- a CDS encoding ATPase, with product MLLVGGFAGVIFLGSLLLSLPWAQHSGHIRYLDALFTSTSAVCVTGLIVVDTGTAYTLFGQLVILLLIQTGGLGVMTFAALIFRMLGRRLSLQSQAVLHDYFFQRDIGGEFKRIFGHILLTTLIIEAVGTLLIFASLCWRTQDIGGALYSAIFHSVSAFCNAGFSIYKDSLIELRDSVVVSSTIMFLIILGGLGYGVLLELWRLFLYYLGKKDRLPGSHLLSLHTRVVLWTSSTLIVIGTLGLLVLGLTSGEHSWGEKIGAALFQSISARTAGFNTIQIGWLPLSSLFLLGMLMFIGGSPGSCAGGVKTTSLAIWLAEFRARLRGEADVKIINRRLPLEILWRNTLLIRLAALWNIVGILILLSTEGLGSGMGMQDVIFEQLSAFGTVGLSTGLTDKLSDFGRIWIIATMFLGRLGPLTMAIWILPEKHVPLRYPMGKVMIG from the coding sequence ATGCTGCTGGTAGGGGGATTTGCCGGGGTCATTTTCTTGGGGTCGCTGTTGCTTTCCTTACCCTGGGCTCAGCATTCCGGCCACATCCGCTACTTGGATGCCCTGTTTACCTCTACTTCCGCAGTATGCGTCACCGGCCTGATCGTGGTTGACACCGGTACGGCCTATACTTTATTCGGACAGTTGGTTATCCTACTGCTCATTCAAACCGGCGGCCTGGGAGTCATGACCTTTGCCGCCTTGATCTTCCGGATGCTGGGCCGGCGTTTATCTCTACAATCGCAGGCGGTGCTGCATGACTATTTCTTCCAACGGGATATCGGCGGAGAATTTAAACGGATATTCGGTCATATCCTCCTGACCACTCTAATTATTGAAGCCGTCGGCACCCTACTGATTTTTGCCTCCCTTTGTTGGCGCACCCAGGATATAGGTGGAGCCTTGTACTCAGCTATATTCCATTCCGTGTCCGCTTTTTGCAACGCGGGTTTCTCCATCTACAAGGATAGTCTGATTGAGTTGCGGGACAGCGTAGTGGTATCGAGCACAATAATGTTTCTTATTATCCTCGGTGGCTTGGGCTATGGGGTGCTCCTGGAACTTTGGCGGTTATTTCTGTATTACCTGGGCAAAAAGGACCGGCTTCCCGGTAGTCATCTCCTCTCGTTGCATACCCGGGTGGTGCTCTGGACCAGCAGCACCCTGATTGTCATCGGTACCTTGGGTCTCCTGGTTTTAGGCCTCACCTCCGGGGAGCATTCCTGGGGGGAAAAGATCGGGGCCGCCCTGTTTCAGTCGATTTCCGCCCGGACCGCAGGATTCAATACTATTCAGATCGGCTGGCTGCCCCTGAGCTCACTGTTTCTGCTAGGCATGCTGATGTTTATCGGCGGCTCCCCAGGATCATGTGCAGGTGGCGTCAAAACTACCTCACTGGCCATCTGGTTGGCCGAATTTCGGGCCCGATTGCGGGGCGAAGCGGACGTTAAAATTATTAATCGCCGCTTGCCGCTAGAAATTTTATGGCGCAACACCCTGCTCATCCGGCTGGCCGCGCTGTGGAACATTGTCGGCATCTTAATTCTTTTATCCACCGAGGGTTTGGGCTCCGGGATGGGCATGCAAGACGTAATCTTTGAACAACTTTCGGCGTTTGGCACGGTGGGACTGTCCACCGGATTGACGGACAAACTCTCGGACTTCGGCCGGATCTGGATTATTGCCACGATGTTTTTAGGTAGACTAGGTCCGCTGACTATGGCTATCTGGATTTTACCAGAAAAACATGTCCCCCTGCGTTATCCGATGGGGAAGGTAATGATCGGATGA
- the lpxB gene encoding lipid-A-disaccharide synthase gives MVVAGETSGDQHAARLVAVIQEQLPQAEFYGIGGDYLARQGVKIAFPAQDLAVVGLWEVAEKLPMVGRALVSLWHYLKNTRPQLAILVDYPDFNLLVARFARHFGVPVLYYISPQVWAWRRYRVHTIARLVDRMVVIFPFEEKFYQEHGVAVTYVGHPLLETMPTLPPRPILRRQLGLADQELAIALLPGSRASEIEHLLPIMLAGAEIVQQQVLKCRFLLPRAATAPAKLINRLVSESELPLKIFEGQTYEVLAAADLAVVTSGTATLEAALWGTPMVIVYRLAPLSYQVGKQLIRVNHIGMVNLLAEEGLFPELIQDRLTPATLAVEVQNLLSDPQLLSRMRSGLKRVIHRLGGGGASRRAAQVALELMAPQLNERFRSN, from the coding sequence TTGGTAGTGGCCGGTGAGACTTCCGGAGACCAACATGCCGCCCGGCTGGTGGCCGTCATCCAGGAACAACTGCCCCAGGCCGAGTTTTATGGCATCGGCGGCGACTATCTGGCCCGTCAGGGGGTAAAGATTGCCTTTCCTGCCCAAGACCTGGCGGTGGTCGGCCTGTGGGAAGTGGCGGAAAAGCTGCCAATGGTAGGGCGAGCCCTGGTGAGTCTGTGGCACTATCTCAAAAACACCCGGCCGCAATTGGCGATTCTGGTCGATTATCCCGACTTCAACCTTTTGGTAGCCCGTTTTGCCCGCCATTTTGGGGTGCCGGTGCTTTACTATATCAGCCCCCAGGTCTGGGCCTGGCGGCGTTATCGCGTGCATACCATTGCCCGCCTGGTGGACCGCATGGTGGTGATCTTTCCCTTTGAAGAGAAATTCTATCAGGAACATGGAGTGGCAGTGACCTATGTGGGCCATCCCCTCTTGGAAACCATGCCAACCCTGCCGCCCCGCCCGATACTGCGCCGACAACTGGGTCTGGCCGACCAGGAGCTGGCCATTGCTTTGCTGCCGGGCAGTCGGGCCAGTGAGATCGAGCACCTTTTGCCGATTATGCTTGCCGGGGCCGAAATCGTGCAGCAGCAGGTCCTGAAGTGTCGCTTCCTGTTGCCGCGGGCCGCTACCGCCCCAGCAAAGCTGATCAACCGCCTGGTGTCCGAGTCTGAGCTGCCCCTTAAAATTTTTGAGGGACAGACCTATGAAGTGTTGGCCGCCGCCGACCTGGCAGTGGTGACTTCCGGGACCGCCACCCTGGAAGCAGCGCTGTGGGGCACCCCGATGGTGATTGTCTATCGCCTGGCGCCGCTCAGTTATCAGGTGGGCAAGCAGCTGATTCGGGTCAATCATATCGGCATGGTTAATCTGTTGGCCGAGGAGGGCTTATTTCCCGAACTTATTCAGGACCGGCTGACCCCGGCAACTCTGGCGGTTGAGGTCCAGAACCTTCTGTCTGATCCCCAACTCTTAAGCCGGATGCGTTCCGGCCTGAAACGGGTAATCCACCGTTTAGGGGGGGGAGGCGCCTCCCGCCGGGCTGCCCAGGTGGCGCTGGAACTGATGGCACCGCAACTCAATGAAAGATTTCGGTCAAATTAA
- a CDS encoding Gfo/Idh/MocA family oxidoreductase translates to MQPIKVGVIGVGYLGRFHAEKYAALEPAELVGVADLDPQRAAQVAEACRTQVFQDYRELLPLVQAVSVAVFTSQHFIVVRDCLLQGCDVLVEKPLATTVTEAEELVQLARQQGRILQVGHLERFNPTVEELVRRVTQPQFIETHRLAFFKERATDVDVVLDLMIHDLDLTLSLVPGQVKEIRAAGISVLTDTIDLANARLEFDTGCIANLTASRVSLKSMRKFRLFQPLTYLSLDFEKRELTCVEKTDQAAGIYPGINLENLSFPPADPLLKEIAAFLEAVARRQDPIVSGEAGKAALALALDINAAMRKARV, encoded by the coding sequence ATGCAACCGATCAAGGTTGGGGTTATTGGCGTGGGCTATCTGGGCCGCTTTCACGCCGAAAAATATGCCGCCCTGGAACCAGCGGAACTGGTCGGGGTGGCGGATCTCGACCCCCAGCGAGCTGCCCAGGTGGCGGAGGCCTGCCGTACTCAGGTCTTCCAGGATTATCGGGAGTTGCTGCCGTTGGTCCAGGCCGTTAGTGTGGCGGTGTTCACTTCCCAGCATTTCATTGTGGTCCGTGACTGCCTGCTCCAGGGTTGCGATGTCCTGGTAGAAAAGCCTCTGGCCACGACGGTGACCGAAGCAGAAGAACTGGTCCAATTGGCCCGACAGCAGGGACGGATCTTGCAGGTCGGCCACCTGGAGCGCTTTAACCCGACGGTCGAAGAGCTGGTCCGACGGGTAACGCAGCCGCAATTCATCGAAACCCATCGCCTGGCCTTTTTCAAGGAACGGGCCACGGATGTGGATGTTGTCTTGGATCTGATGATTCACGACCTCGACCTGACCCTCTCCCTGGTACCGGGGCAAGTCAAAGAAATCCGGGCCGCAGGGATTTCAGTGCTTACCGATACTATTGATCTGGCCAACGCCCGTCTGGAGTTTGATACCGGTTGCATCGCCAACCTGACCGCCAGCCGGGTGTCGTTAAAGAGTATGCGAAAGTTTCGGCTGTTCCAGCCTCTAACCTATCTGTCGCTGGATTTTGAAAAGCGGGAATTGACCTGCGTCGAAAAGACCGACCAGGCGGCTGGCATCTACCCCGGTATCAATCTGGAGAATCTGAGTTTTCCACCGGCCGACCCCCTGTTAAAAGAGATTGCCGCCTTTCTGGAGGCAGTGGCCCGGCGGCAAGACCCGATAGTCAGCGGCGAAGCCGGCAAGGCGGCCCTGGCCCTGGCCCTGGACATCAATGCCGCCATGCGCAAGGCCAGGGTCTGA
- a CDS encoding class I fructose-bisphosphate aldolase, which produces MYSKIQSLLGPEAEDLLTHTCTGIPKETLHLPGPDFIERVVEPSDRPVGVLRSLASILNHGRLAGTGYVSILPVDQGIEHSGGASFAPNPIYFDPENIVKLAIEGGCNAVASTLGVLGAVARRYAHRIPFLVKINHNELLTYPNIYDQTLFARVEQAFNLGAVAVGATIYYGSIESRRQIQEVSEAFERAHELGMVTVLWCYLRNPAFKVGEVDYHSAADLTGQANHLGVTIQADIVKQKQPEVNGGYTALKFGKTNARVYSELAGDHPIDMTRYQVANCYMGRVGLINSGGASGKNDLADATRTAVINKRAGGMGLISGRKAFQRPMGEGVELLNTIQNVYLCPEVTVA; this is translated from the coding sequence ATGTATTCCAAAATTCAAAGCTTGTTGGGACCGGAGGCCGAAGATTTATTGACTCACACCTGCACGGGGATTCCTAAAGAGACGCTTCACCTGCCTGGGCCGGATTTTATTGAGCGGGTGGTCGAGCCCAGTGATCGGCCGGTCGGCGTGCTCCGCTCGCTCGCGAGCATCTTGAATCATGGCCGTCTGGCTGGCACCGGGTATGTCTCCATCCTGCCGGTAGATCAGGGAATCGAGCATTCCGGCGGGGCTTCGTTTGCTCCCAATCCCATCTATTTTGACCCGGAAAATATCGTTAAGCTGGCCATTGAAGGAGGCTGCAATGCGGTGGCCTCCACCTTGGGGGTGCTGGGTGCGGTGGCCCGCCGGTATGCCCACCGGATTCCTTTTCTAGTAAAAATAAATCACAATGAACTGTTAACCTATCCCAATATCTATGACCAGACCCTGTTTGCCAGGGTGGAGCAGGCCTTTAATCTAGGCGCGGTGGCAGTAGGCGCGACCATCTATTATGGTTCCATCGAGAGTCGCCGCCAGATTCAGGAAGTCAGCGAGGCCTTTGAGCGGGCCCACGAGCTGGGGATGGTGACGGTGCTGTGGTGTTACCTGCGCAACCCCGCCTTTAAAGTAGGGGAGGTGGATTATCATAGCGCGGCTGATCTGACCGGGCAGGCCAACCACTTAGGGGTGACCATCCAGGCGGATATCGTCAAACAGAAGCAGCCTGAAGTGAACGGCGGCTATACCGCCCTCAAGTTCGGCAAAACCAATGCCCGGGTCTATTCCGAGCTGGCCGGCGACCATCCCATCGATATGACCCGCTATCAGGTGGCCAATTGCTACATGGGTCGGGTCGGCCTGATCAATTCCGGGGGCGCTTCGGGTAAAAATGACTTGGCTGACGCCACCCGCACCGCAGTAATCAATAAACGGGCCGGAGGCATGGGTCTGATTTCCGGCCGCAAGGCCTTTCAGCGGCCCATGGGCGAAGGAGTCGAACTCCTGAACACTATCCAGAACGTCTATCTGTGCCCGGAAGTTACGGTTGCCTGA
- a CDS encoding riboflavin synthase — translation MFTGLIEGIGEITRITRVADALRLSVSPPFDLAEVRLGDSIAVSGTCLTVVELTASDFTVEVSAETLARTTLSLKKRRDLVNLERALRLGDRLGGHLVTGHIDTVGTLLEKVVGPQSWRLKFALSPQWSRYVIEKGSIAVEGISLTVNGCGPDWFMVNIIPYTAQHTTIGGLATGARVNIETDIIGKYVAKLLGPKGKTSESGITPDLLLRHGFI, via the coding sequence ATGTTTACTGGATTGATTGAAGGCATAGGGGAGATTACCCGGATTACCCGGGTGGCCGATGCCCTGCGGCTGAGTGTCAGCCCACCCTTTGATCTGGCCGAGGTCCGGTTGGGGGATTCCATTGCCGTCAGCGGCACCTGCCTGACCGTGGTCGAACTCACGGCCAGTGATTTCACCGTCGAGGTCTCGGCCGAGACCCTGGCCCGCACTACTTTATCCTTGAAAAAGAGGCGTGATCTGGTAAACTTAGAGCGAGCTTTGCGGCTCGGGGATCGATTAGGCGGACACCTGGTCACCGGGCACATCGATACGGTCGGAACCCTGCTGGAAAAGGTGGTCGGCCCCCAGTCCTGGCGGCTCAAATTTGCACTCTCCCCCCAGTGGAGCCGCTATGTGATCGAAAAAGGCTCGATCGCCGTGGAGGGCATTAGCCTGACCGTCAATGGTTGCGGCCCTGATTGGTTTATGGTGAACATTATCCCTTACACTGCCCAACATACCACCATTGGCGGCTTGGCAACGGGAGCCAGGGTAAATATTGAGACCGATATTATTGGTAAATACGTAGCCAAATTGCTGGGGCCCAAAGGTAAGACTTCAGAGTCCGGGATAACTCCGGATTTACTTCTGCGCCATGGTTTTATTTAA
- a CDS encoding CBS domain-containing protein, which yields MKVRDVMVKDVATLNVEDELSLANDIMQLGRIRHLPVVEGKKLVGIISERDLFRSSLAQALGYGTRASRDLMKTIRIKDIMKTDLITIFPEAELKEAVRLMLDKKIGCLPVVQEGELIGLITETDVLSQYLKS from the coding sequence ATGAAAGTCCGGGATGTAATGGTCAAAGATGTGGCCACCTTAAATGTCGAAGACGAATTAAGTCTGGCCAACGATATCATGCAGTTAGGGCGCATCCGTCATCTTCCGGTGGTAGAAGGCAAAAAGTTGGTGGGTATTATTTCCGAACGCGACCTATTCCGCAGTTCATTGGCCCAAGCTCTGGGTTATGGCACTCGGGCGAGCCGCGATTTGATGAAAACCATTCGGATTAAGGATATCATGAAGACTGATTTAATAACCATCTTCCCTGAAGCAGAATTAAAAGAAGCGGTTCGGCTGATGCTGGATAAAAAAATCGGCTGTCTGCCAGTAGTGCAAGAGGGTGAATTAATCGGATTGATCACCGAAACTGATGTTCTCTCTCAATATCTGAAGAGTTGA
- a CDS encoding branched-chain amino acid transaminase encodes MVEKTKFIWLDGKFVPWDEAQVHVLTHTLHYGLGTFEGIRAYQTQDGRTAIFRLPEHTERLFDSAHVIQMTMPYSQEEINQACIETLRINEQKDGYIRPLVFIGDGVMGLHPQNNPTRVAIITWPWGAYLGDEGMRRGIRVKTSSFIRHHVNIMMTRTKTVGNYVNSILAKREVTQAGYDEALLLDTEGYVAEASGENIFMVKKGVLLTPPVSAILAGITRDSIVTVAQDLGIPVKEERFSRDKLYIADEAFLTGTAAEVTPVREVDDRLIGPGHPGPITLRLQRAYFAVVKGENPRYASWLTYI; translated from the coding sequence ATGGTTGAAAAAACTAAATTTATCTGGCTGGACGGGAAATTTGTGCCCTGGGACGAGGCCCAGGTCCATGTCCTCACTCATACTTTGCATTATGGTCTGGGGACCTTTGAAGGTATCCGGGCTTATCAGACCCAGGACGGTCGAACGGCCATCTTCCGCCTGCCGGAGCACACTGAGCGATTGTTTGATTCGGCCCACGTCATCCAAATGACCATGCCGTATTCTCAAGAAGAGATTAATCAGGCCTGTATTGAGACTCTTAGAATTAATGAGCAAAAAGACGGTTATATCCGGCCGCTTGTTTTTATCGGCGATGGGGTAATGGGACTGCACCCGCAGAATAATCCCACCCGCGTCGCCATTATCACTTGGCCCTGGGGGGCATACTTGGGCGACGAGGGCATGCGCCGCGGTATCCGGGTCAAAACCTCTTCTTTTATTCGCCATCACGTTAATATTATGATGACCCGGACCAAAACCGTCGGCAATTATGTCAACTCCATTCTGGCCAAACGGGAGGTGACTCAGGCCGGTTATGACGAAGCCCTGCTGCTCGACACCGAGGGCTACGTCGCCGAAGCCTCCGGAGAGAATATTTTCATGGTCAAAAAGGGGGTCCTTTTGACCCCGCCGGTCTCAGCCATCTTGGCCGGCATTACCCGCGATAGCATCGTCACAGTAGCTCAAGATTTGGGGATACCGGTAAAAGAGGAGCGGTTCAGCCGAGATAAGCTCTACATTGCCGATGAGGCCTTCTTAACTGGTACCGCCGCCGAGGTAACCCCAGTCCGGGAGGTGGATGATCGGCTGATCGGTCCGGGCCATCCCGGCCCCATTACCCTCCGGTTGCAGAGGGCCTATTTTGCAGTGGTCAAAGGAGAAAATCCCCGCTACGCTTCCTGGCTGACTTATATTTGA